The DNA sequence GACATTATGATGGAATCGCTGGACCCTACTTTATCAGATCATCTTTTTGCTTATCTTTTTCctatccttttcttttttatttctcttctaATAATGGTTTATCGTATTATTTCCttgttttgtatatataattaaaataataatgataagaaaaaatcttattttatgtACATTTAGTGATGAACTAGTGTTTCCCCCCTTTTctagataaataataatatttaaaatatttttttctcttcactcCAAAGAGATGAGTGAAGATTCTGTTATAAAGACTTCGTGGTGTTTCTTTCACTCAATTAAATTCACTGTGACTGAATTTATGTACCGACACATATCACCAAACCCTCActcaatttaaatttgaattgggCATGTGTCGAAACtaaattttagagaaaaaaaaattaacactttgttcatatataaaacttatattgGACAATATTAAACTAACCATCACTTAAATCAACAAACATTCAaacaaatagaaataattattaatcTATTTCCATTTATCGATCActaattaattactaataatGATGTGAAGAAAGTAACAGcaaaacattaaagaaaaacgTGGCAATAACTACTACATTATTCTACATTATTCATGCACCTTTTATAAAGCATAGAATTTCTAGATCATTGAATGATGGAAAGTTACTCCATTCAATCTCTGCACCATCTCAATATCTATATGTTTACCTACTTTTGGAATAAGAGTAAACAAAATTGGGATTTAgatttaagttaattttatatgaaaatttccACCGGAATATAttagacataatttttatttaaaagtaacttCGTTGGATTCACTATTGTTTTGATAAAATCAGAACGAGAATTCTACCTAATACTAAAACAAATCTAAAGGTATgtggttaatttatttttgtttttgtgtctaaaattagttatgcaaaaattaacaaaaaatctGCAGGGTTGGTGGCaaatctaatattttattttgatgtttatAAAGTTGTTTCAACTTCTAATATTCAAATTTGGGATAAAGATTCCTTCAATCCAAGTAGACAACTTGTAAGTCGGAAATCCGACTACAGTATTGCGATGTTTAAGAAGACACATGAAAGCTAGCCGCCCCTTCACCAAAACATTTTCACAACAGTAATGTTATCTGAtgattttaagaatattttatacaatttcaatttcatatagATAAACTTTAttcaattttctaatttatgcaatttgattcttaatttttttatttcattcaaattGGCTTAATTCCATCACCTTTGTAGTTACAATTTCAATTGGTCGCTGAAAAAAGCGCTGTTAATTAATGACATTCAGTAAGTACAACAACAATAATGAAATCATTATTAATTAGCTGATGATAGAGTGAGAACTTCAAATCTAACACTAAATTCTAAGAATGTGAAGTTaatttagataaatttaaatttgtgaaaGTATTTTTTGTGTCTCCTGTGGTTTTCTATATTAAATAGTATTAATTAGAAGCATTTATTCACGACTTCCAAAATCTTGAGCTGTATGTCACATCTACTTTTCCCGCGGGTCATAGAGAGGAAACTTAATGCGCAATCAGATTCATAAAAGAACAAACACTGCTCTCAGCATGCTAAAAATTCATACCTTCGTTGGTAGGGCCTCCTCCTAATACTAAATTAGCATTAGTAAGAGCAAATCACAATTCATTAATTATTCCAACTTTCTTTAATTCAGATTTATCATCAACGCAATTTTATTGCACTTTCAATGCACCAACACAAGTAACAAAGGAAATGTTTGTTCAAAGTATGTAAGAGGACAATCAAAACACACTTCTTCTGGTAACATAACCGCACGCTTCCTTTACATTTCTTATTATTCGCCATGCTTGCATTTTACAAACGCACTCTTTTAAAAACCTACAAAGACTGAGTCTACGTTTGTTTCTATCAAGCTTCACATCTCACGAACATTAGGTAAAGCGCTGTAGCCACGTGTCAAATCACTCACtttcataataaataacaatttttgatcacataaataaaaattattataatatttaaaattaattttgttagaattcgtaaaaaatattatgattatgGAGTGAGTCTACGGAGGAGGGAGTGTGTTTGTGACTTTCCCTGTCGGAAATTTTTGTCGCACCCGACATATGAATGAAAAGTTACTTGCGGTAATGCACGTAGACAACATCAACGACAACGAACCacactatatttatttaatgaggaACTTTAGTTAAATCGGGTAAGAGATTGCGGAGAAgagattataatttatttaattatatatgaataGTTTTACGACCCCTGCAAACGCAGCTGGTTGAAAACTACAGAGCATGGTAGGTTGTACTATTATGACCGATGATGCAGCAGAGCGCAGTGCTTTACAACTGTTAAAATACaccaaattcataaataaaggTAAAATAGCAGAAACAAACCCTatcatagaaaataatttaaacatctTTTTGTGAAAGACAAAACGCGGAAACTTTGCTTCCATTTTTCTCTTTCGTGCATCGCATCGCCAAGCCAGACGCCCTTCTTTCCATCGCTTTCTTTATTTGTCGCACATATTCTTCACATCCTACAAAACATAACAACACATGCACATATTATATACACTGTGTCTGTCAATGTCATTAGTGGGTTCGTGGTCCCTGTAAGACCCAACCACAAAAATCATTTTCCGTATCAAATTAAAGCCTTGACATGGGTCACGAGGGGTTGGTGTTCATTTTTTTGGGAACAAGTATACATGTAAGAAAATGGAagtattgatgaaaaaaatataataatatataatgtacgTAGGTAGGAAGAAGGTTACCATAGGGTTATCCTAGTTGACCACCGTCTAAGAGTGGTAAGGAGGGGGAGGTGATGCGTAGATGTAGGGCTTCTTgtaaggtggtggtggtggagagtGATAGACTGGGTGGGGAATGTAAGGAGGATGAGGGTGAGGAAGAGGGTGCGGGTGGGGCAGAGGGTGGGGGTGAGGAAGTGGGTGTGGGTGGGGAAGAGGATGCGGGTGAGGAAGAGGGTGGGGGTGCGGGTGTGGTAGAGGGTGTGGGTGGGGGTATGGGTGGACAGGAGGTGGAGGCGACGAGTACTTGTAAGGCTTCTTAGGTGGTGGAGGGGGAGAGTGGTAGACGTAGGGAGGGTGAGGGTGAGGGTGTGGATGAGGGTGGGGTTGAGGGTGTGGGTGTGGATGAGGGTGAGGGTAAGGGTGGACTGGAGGTGGTGGAGATGAGTACTTGTATGGCTTCTTAGGGGGTGGGGGAGGAGAGTGGTATACGTAGGGAGGGTGAGGGTGGGGGTGTGGGTGGGGATGTGGGTGAGGATGGGGGTAAGGGTGCACCGGTGGTGGGGGAGATGGGTATTTGTAGGGCTTCTTGGGAGGAGGAGGTGGGGAGTGGTAGTAGTAAGGCTTCTTTGGAGGAGGTGGCGGTGGAGAGTGGTAGTAGTATGGCTTCTTCTTTGGTGGTGGGGGTGGTGAGTGGTAGTAATATGGTTTGGGTGGGGGTGGTGAAGGTGGCGGTGGAGAATGGTAGTAGTATGGCTTAGGTGGAGGTGGTGAGGGTGGCGGGGGAGAGTGGTAGTAGTAGGGCTTGGGTGGAGGAGGTGAAGGTGGTGGTGGAGAGTGATAGTAGTATGGCTTCTTCTTGGGTGGGGGTGGTGGGGAGTGATAGTAGTATGGCTTAGGTGGAGGAGgtgaaggtggtggtggtgagtGATAGTAGTATGGCTTAGGTGGAGGTGGAGAAGGTGGTGGGGGAGAATGGTAGTAGTAGGGCTTGGGTGGAGGAGGAGAAGGTGGTGGTGGGGAGTGGTAGTAGTATGGCTTCTTTTTgggtggaggtggtggtgagTGGTAGTAGTATTTAGGAGGAGGAGGTGGTGAAGGTGGTGGGGGAGAGTGGTAGTAGTATGGCTTGGGTGGAGGAGGAGAAGGTGGTGGTGGAGAATGGTAGTAGTATGGTTTTttgggtggtggtggtggtgagtGATAGTAGTATGGCTTCTTGGGAGGGGGTGGtgaaggaggaggaggagagtGATAATAATAGGGTTTCTttggtggtggaggtggtgaAGAATAGTGGTAAGGAGGAGAGACGGGTGGGTACTTCTTGGGTGGAGGAGGTGATGAGTACAAGTAGTTATCAGCTGAGATTTGAGACGGCAAGGTTAGAGACAGTATTGCCAATAGCAGAGTGAGTGTGGCGGAGGCCATTAGAGACCCCATTGTTTTTCCCCTCAACCTCACTACAACGTGGGGTTTTGTTCTGCTCTTTCTCAACCAAATGCACCCTTTATATAGAATCTCTCTTTACCCCATTCCACACCAACTAATCTTTTTCGTAAATTTCatctcttctccttcttctacCCATAATTCCTTTCTAATAAAACGCTAATAATTTATCTCCTAAAACATATCAGTTAAAGTAGAAAACCACATTCCCCCATATTGACGTTCGCAAACAGAAAAAAGccttaaattatgaaaatgatatttgtCCTTTTTAACgcagtaaatataaataatttattattattggatCGGAGTGGGAAtgtaaaatgattttgaaatagtGAAACATGAATTAATCTCCATTAAATTGTGGGTGTTTGAAAAGTAAATGGATGGTTTTGTTGGCATTGGAAGACTTAAAAAGCGTGGTACTACATGGTCCGTAGCAGCCTCAATGATTTTGAAGGAGTGTCcgtctttttctctctctaatCAATTCATCTAGGCTGCTTCTCTACACACTTTAGAGTGTGCACAACACCACGGCTTGCACATGTTGCATGCCAATGCACAGTTCCTTTTTCGACAAAACAATTTTCCTTTTACTttccttcttttatttcttactttaaaatataaatgccAACCAATCTCATGTCTCCACCTCTTTAATTgctaattttaattacttttcttCTCAATTATTTTTACCTTTCCACTGTTCCATAAATTGTCTTCTTTTATCCAACTTAATTACTGTGATTTATAACTAACTTTGTGTTGAAAAAAAAGTGTACAACCTAAATCTTGTGCAAGGTCCCAACAAAGGTGGGTTCTTCTCCTTAATGGGTCCTGAAGCTTTGGAGTGACCGAGTGGGGATACTCTGACGTTAATTGAGTTAATGAAAACATTAATACTGAATGGTTGGTGTAACCCAAGTTACGTACAAGGTTGGTTAATAATGAATAAAGGTTTCGTGTGCAATAACATAAGACTTTTACCTacgtaataaaattttaaataatatttattatacgAAATATCGAATCTCAAATTTTCATCGAAGGTAAAATGGAAAAGACTTGTGTCATTTCTATCTAAATTTAGTTATGAATGAATaacttaaaaagtgattttttatttgctaAACATGAATATTTAGTTAACCATTGGCCACGAGGTTTTTTGGTTAACgggatttaaataaattatgaaaaatgggAAGTTAAAGAAAGGTGAAGGAAGAAAAAGTGGAGATAGTATAAGCTAGAAATTTGATGCtcttattttagtaattttcgATGGAAGTTACCATTTGTCACATGTTCCAAACGGTTGGTAAGTTTCTAAGTTCTGTTTCAACGTATCCCAAAATGGTAAGATCCATTCATAGCTACATAGATAGGTACCTTATACCTAAATATCATTACATCACCACCCATATGCATaacctaaaatataaaacagaCAGATACTGGtacagtatatttttaaaataaagaagaaaaaaaatatattgtcaaTGAAATcgaaattattatatattaccaAGGGATTGACTAAGGATTTAGCAGTATATAAAAGCAACCGTAGACAGAAGAGGAACGTGTTGTTAGAGAAGTTTTATTTATAAGAGTGAAAGAATTTATAATTCACCGTCAcagtgtattattattttattattattatttgcaatgaaatggattaaaaaataaaataagaaaagcataataataatatgtatgagagAAAAGGAAGGGCAATGATGATACGTGgaaaacattaaaagaaaatgtttagGTTTGAGATCCAGACTGGCCATGTATTTGACCGTTCATGATCTCATAGATGTCACATTCCCATTGACTGAATGAGACATGCAGAGATAGCAGTGTGTCTCAACAACATGTCATTAATATTTAAGTTCTAATATATTTCACACAAGTTATAGCAAGAGTATGgctacattaaattttttttctctgtgaTAATGAGCAACAGTTTAAAGTTGCAGTGAGTTTGATTTTGGGCAATTTTTAGTGCAAAATATCAGAGATGGTAGAACAAGAAAACAATCAAAAACCAGCTACTTCAGTACTGTCTTGCTATATCTTGGGGGTAAATTCCTTTACTTCAATAAGAAGTGAAAGTGACTGCACAacgcatatttttaaaattattttcattttgaaaccAGATTCTTCGTGTAAAAAGACAATATCAGAATCTACTATACATCTTTATTTTAATCCTGGATAGGTGTGCGTGATGAATTCTTATcaattcaagtaattatttattctaataGCTCCAAACACAGTCtcaaaatgtaagaaaaaaaaagaacacgGTTTACAAAGATTCCAGAGAAGTATATGGGAGAATTCACACACGTATATgtgattaattaatttcaattagtCTTTACTTGCATTAGTATAACCCAtattaaagaaacaaattatGCGCCTGATATTATAAATTTGGTCTATGAGgggtaaaaattatttaaaaattaaccaTTTGGCAAGGGGGTCATTtaacaaattgaaattttcaCTGATCGATTTACTTAAACAGAACTTTTAGAACGTcatgtttaaattaaaatgcaattttttttttcatatgctACGTACCAAAACCTGAAATGATTAGAGATCTACCTAGTTTGGTAAAAAGTTTGGAGGATTTGTACATGAAACGATGATTGGGTTATTTGGGGGAAGACTTTTGAGAGGTATTCAAGAAAGTTGGCCCATGTATAGTCTATAGTGGCAACATGCATGCATACacatgatgaagatgaaaaagtataatatttatatatggtAAATGATtgattatttgaataataacaAGTATTgggaaaatatggaataaaaaaattggtaggGTTGCTAGCATGAGATTGGGGTGTCTGGAAGATGGGTGTGTAGTCCAATTTGAATAACCTTTTTTACAGCTAAATTGTAAGTGTGGACACACCACCATGCACCTCAAATTCTGATAAATCCTACAAAAATATTACATCACATGCTCACTTTAAGGGGGTTTTTATCACGTAGATACAACATCAATGAGATCTGAacccaaccacataagatattgacctcactctcaacccaaaatcttaagataatGGGTTTAtaggtctttatccttatataatgctctacttttttatttctagccaatgtaaaatttagactcacacttagatCCCTGACActcttttttatattcaatattaacaaaatcaatttatttcattCACATCATTTCACTAGCGTATTGTTTTCCCAACTtgtaatcaaaattataatccGAATCTTCGAATctatgtatatttaaatttttattttt is a window from the Vigna unguiculata cultivar IT97K-499-35 chromosome 7, ASM411807v1, whole genome shotgun sequence genome containing:
- the LOC114190958 gene encoding extensin-like, with product MGSLMASATLTLLLAILSLTLPSQISADNYLYSSPPPPKKYPPVSPPYHYSSPPPPPKKPYYYHSPPPPSPPPPKKPYYYHSPPPPPKKPYYYHSPPPPSPPPPKPYYYHSPPPPSPPPPPKYYYHSPPPPPKKKPYYYHSPPPPSPPPPKPYYYHSPPPPSPPPPKPYYYHSPPPPSPPPPKPYYYHSPPPPPKKKPYYYHSPPPPSPPPPKPYYYHSPPPPSPPPPKPYYYHSPPPPSPPPPKPYYYHSPPPPPKKKPYYYHSPPPPPPKKPYYYHSPPPPPKKPYKYPSPPPPVHPYPHPHPHPHPHPHPHPPYVYHSPPPPPKKPYKYSSPPPPVHPYPHPHPHPHPQPHPHPHPHPHPPYVYHSPPPPPKKPYKYSSPPPPVHPYPHPHPLPHPHPHPLPHPHPLPHPHPLPHPHPLPHPHPLPHPHPPYIPHPVYHSPPPPPYKKPYIYASPPPPYHS